One window of Gemmatimonadota bacterium genomic DNA carries:
- a CDS encoding type II toxin-antitoxin system prevent-host-death family antitoxin: protein MSEPRVGVGELRARFSEFLRRAQAGEAVVVTDRGRPIARLVPLTGEPAVEGRVADLEGAGLVRAGPRPPLPRDFLTRPRPADPEGRSLSSVLEERAEGW from the coding sequence ATGTCCGAGCCTCGTGTGGGAGTCGGAGAGCTGAGGGCCCGGTTCAGCGAGTTCCTGCGTCGCGCGCAGGCCGGCGAGGCCGTGGTCGTGACCGACCGCGGACGGCCGATCGCGCGACTGGTCCCCCTCACGGGTGAGCCCGCCGTCGAGGGCCGCGTGGCGGACCTGGAAGGCGCGGGGCTGGTCCGTGCCGGACCCCGTCCCCCGCTCCCGCGGGACTTCCTCACCCGTCCCCGCCCCGCCGATCCGGAAGGGCGCAGCCTGTCGTCGGTCCTCGAAGAACGGGCCGAGGGCTGGTGA
- a CDS encoding type II toxin-antitoxin system VapC family toxin produces the protein MRFWDTSALVPLLLEQEASATVRKLLDEDRAMAAWWGTPVECASAAARLRREERLSVTEEQEVLRLLRTLRTSWLEILPSSEVRDEAMRLLRVHSLTAADALQLAAAAVLAGGDRSEVALVTFDERLALAARLEGFEVLPGS, from the coding sequence GTGAGGTTCTGGGACACCTCGGCGCTGGTGCCCCTCCTCCTGGAGCAAGAGGCGAGCGCGACGGTCCGGAAGCTACTCGACGAGGACCGGGCGATGGCGGCGTGGTGGGGCACGCCCGTCGAATGCGCCTCGGCGGCGGCGCGCCTGCGGAGGGAAGAACGCCTGAGCGTGACGGAGGAGCAGGAGGTGCTCCGACTCCTACGAACCTTGCGGACCTCGTGGCTCGAGATACTCCCCTCGAGCGAGGTCCGCGACGAGGCAATGCGCCTCCTGCGCGTGCATTCGCTGACCGCAGCCGACGCCCTCCAGCTCGCCGCAGCCGCCGTACTGGCGGGGGGCGACCGGTCGGAGGTGGCCCTGGTCACCTTCGACGAGCGGCTGGCTCTGGCTGCGCGGCTGGAAGGGTTCGAGGTGCTGCCGGGGTCGTAA